One window of the Rufibacter radiotolerans genome contains the following:
- a CDS encoding OmpA family protein, with translation MKIFYLLLLLCLPFCVHPCLAQGQAKQTKADKHFSDYDYALALGEYEKLLEQGQPDRHIVERIADCYRLINQPGAAEFWYKQTMIFPNLSTANLFNYANACRQNGKYQEAKRAYQQFAQRDPSHREEAQKLIKACDMAMSWMNNPLSVDVLLDSALSSSFSDFSPVFFKNNLVFSSDRGKGKSSKDQKVYGWTGAPFLHLYQAERLTDSTWSKIEPLEKSINTKFHNATASFSPDFDEIFFTRTKRVKKRVLPQELTTEGSWQRYSKSDDFVDRLEIYSATLVKDKWKDVKLFPYSKGESYSVGHPALSPDGQILYFASDMPGGYGQTDIYYCLRQGQNAWSEPVNAGPMINTPGKEVFPLVQSNGVLYFSSDGHLGMGGLDIFSARGNGDVWEGVENLYYPFNSPRDDFGLIYQKDGKTGFLSSNRGGDGTSDDIYRIGPSTVPCKVAGGTFVRMPNPGGRTRKMPLEGVDLQVSINGDPNGAPLRLLSDAAGRFVFMAKGSQSYTIRGSKKGYLTKTVQIAPDCRRLTDTVHIEMVLDRNTYDQAIVLDNIYYDLDKHTLRPEAKEELNQIVDMLRENPEVRIELSSHTDSRQTHRYNQMLSQLRASTAVLYILSKGIDAKRVVARGYGETKLLNKCHDGVSCSEQQHQLNRRTEFRLIKPSLAGGKE, from the coding sequence GTGAAAATTTTTTACCTCTTACTCCTGCTTTGCCTTCCCTTTTGCGTACACCCGTGCCTGGCACAGGGGCAGGCAAAACAGACCAAAGCAGATAAACACTTCAGTGACTATGACTATGCGCTGGCGCTGGGAGAGTATGAAAAGCTCCTGGAGCAAGGGCAGCCTGACCGCCACATTGTAGAACGCATTGCAGATTGTTACCGGCTCATCAACCAACCCGGGGCGGCGGAATTCTGGTACAAACAGACCATGATTTTCCCAAACTTGTCTACGGCCAACCTTTTTAACTACGCCAATGCCTGCCGCCAGAACGGCAAATACCAGGAAGCTAAAAGAGCCTACCAACAGTTTGCCCAACGGGACCCAAGCCACCGGGAAGAGGCGCAAAAACTCATAAAGGCCTGTGATATGGCCATGAGCTGGATGAATAATCCTTTGTCTGTAGACGTGCTTCTGGACAGTGCCCTCAGCTCCTCTTTCTCTGATTTCAGCCCGGTCTTCTTTAAGAACAACCTGGTCTTTTCATCTGACCGCGGGAAAGGCAAAAGCTCTAAAGACCAGAAAGTATACGGCTGGACCGGCGCCCCTTTCCTGCACCTTTACCAGGCAGAGCGCCTGACAGACAGCACCTGGTCTAAGATTGAACCGCTGGAAAAAAGCATTAACACCAAGTTCCATAACGCTACCGCCTCCTTCTCGCCAGACTTTGATGAGATTTTCTTTACGCGCACCAAACGGGTAAAGAAACGGGTACTGCCCCAGGAACTGACCACCGAAGGCAGCTGGCAGCGGTATTCCAAGAGCGATGATTTTGTGGACCGCCTGGAGATTTACAGTGCCACCCTGGTGAAAGACAAGTGGAAAGACGTGAAGCTTTTCCCGTACAGCAAAGGCGAGTCTTACTCAGTAGGGCACCCGGCCCTTTCACCAGACGGACAGATCTTGTACTTCGCCTCAGACATGCCCGGCGGGTACGGCCAGACAGATATTTACTACTGCCTGCGCCAGGGCCAAAACGCGTGGTCTGAACCTGTGAACGCCGGCCCCATGATCAACACGCCCGGTAAGGAGGTCTTCCCGCTGGTGCAGTCCAACGGCGTGCTGTATTTCTCCTCAGACGGGCACCTGGGCATGGGCGGCCTGGATATTTTCTCAGCCAGAGGCAACGGCGATGTCTGGGAAGGCGTGGAGAATCTGTACTATCCGTTCAACTCGCCGCGCGATGATTTTGGCCTGATTTACCAAAAAGACGGCAAAACGGGCTTTCTGTCTTCTAACCGCGGCGGCGATGGCACCTCAGATGATATTTACCGCATAGGGCCTTCTACCGTGCCCTGCAAAGTGGCGGGCGGCACCTTTGTCCGGATGCCAAACCCCGGAGGGCGTACCCGCAAAATGCCTCTGGAGGGCGTAGACTTACAGGTCTCCATTAACGGTGACCCCAACGGCGCGCCCCTCCGGTTGTTATCTGACGCAGCAGGCAGGTTTGTCTTCATGGCCAAAGGCAGCCAGAGCTATACTATTAGAGGCAGCAAGAAAGGATACCTGACCAAGACCGTGCAGATAGCCCCAGATTGCCGCAGGCTCACAGACACGGTGCACATTGAAATGGTACTGGACCGCAACACCTATGACCAGGCCATTGTGCTGGACAACATCTACTATGACCTTGACAAGCACACCCTTCGCCCCGAGGCGAAAGAAGAGCTGAACCAGATTGTAGACATGCTGCGGGAAAACCCAGAGGTGCGCATAGAGCTGAGTTCCCACACAGATAGCCGCCAAACGCACCGCTACAACCAAATGCTGTCACAACTAAGGGCGTCTACCGCGGTGCTGTACATTCTCTCTAAAGGAATAGACGCTAAACGAGTGGTAGCCAGAGGCTACGGGGAAACCAAGCTGCTGAACAAATGCCATGACGGCGTTTCCTGCTCAGAACAACAGCACCAGCTTAACCGCCGCACCGAGTTCAGACTAATTAAACCTTCCCTGGCCGGGGGAAAGGAGTAA
- a CDS encoding PorP/SprF family type IX secretion system membrane protein, whose protein sequence is MKKAIVSALVLASCLWVPLVSFAQQDPQFTQYMFNGLLLNPAYAGSRDFTSVSASHRSQWTGFDGAPLSQTLSLDGNLNKKLGGGVIITNDRLGAQRFTEMSLNSAVRISLDPTTRLALGIALGVTQQTLDGTKLNPDERDDMAIPMGVERAIKPNAKFGAFLYSNKFYSGLSVGNIVFFKEGLPTDPEPHVFLTSGGVFDVAHKTKFRPSLLLKEDFNGPAALDLNAFLLYNEQIWLGTSFRTTLNIFNNTANSNATRLGNALAVLLELHPNPLMRVGYSYDFSLNQLRQYSSHELSLGYNFTKKKYGRMLTPRYF, encoded by the coding sequence ATGAAAAAAGCAATCGTATCTGCCCTGGTGCTGGCTTCCTGCCTTTGGGTGCCTCTGGTGAGTTTTGCCCAGCAAGACCCGCAGTTCACGCAGTATATGTTCAACGGCCTGCTGCTTAACCCAGCCTACGCCGGCAGCCGTGATTTCACCAGCGTAAGCGCCTCTCACCGCAGCCAATGGACCGGTTTTGACGGGGCGCCGCTCAGCCAGACCCTGAGCCTGGACGGTAACCTGAACAAGAAACTGGGGGGTGGCGTCATCATCACCAATGACCGGCTGGGCGCCCAGCGCTTCACTGAGATGTCTTTGAACTCTGCGGTGAGGATCTCGCTGGACCCTACCACGCGGCTGGCGCTGGGCATTGCCCTGGGCGTTACCCAGCAGACATTAGACGGTACCAAGCTTAACCCAGACGAGCGCGATGACATGGCTATCCCTATGGGAGTGGAACGGGCGATCAAACCAAACGCCAAGTTTGGGGCTTTCCTGTATAGCAACAAATTCTACTCGGGCCTATCCGTGGGGAACATTGTTTTCTTTAAGGAAGGGTTACCTACAGACCCGGAGCCCCACGTATTCCTGACTTCGGGTGGGGTATTTGATGTGGCGCACAAGACCAAGTTCAGGCCCAGCCTTTTATTGAAGGAAGATTTCAACGGCCCGGCCGCCTTAGACCTGAACGCCTTTCTGCTTTATAATGAGCAGATCTGGCTGGGCACCTCTTTCCGGACCACGCTCAACATCTTCAATAACACGGCAAACAGCAATGCCACCCGCCTGGGCAATGCACTGGCAGTGCTCTTGGAGCTACACCCCAATCCGCTCATGCGGGTGGGCTACTCCTATGATTTCTCTTTGAACCAACTGCGCCAATACTCCAGCCATGAACTCTCGCTTGGCTACAATTTCACTAAAAAGAAATATGGCCGCATGTTAACACCGCGTTACTTTTAG
- a CDS encoding T9SS C-terminal target domain-containing protein, with the protein MKIRLLFFFLFFLLGFGGYAQVGAYKALHQLSVVGAKGITANGNSKTGQGVPTTSAHQAKALTEVRSLYAELQRLQPMGTLPGASLSGGKLLPGVYRINGNLHLQQSLELLGGKQPYGAFVFQVEGDLTIDPAVAIELRQGVRAKNVFWLVKGKTALGAKSAFKGSVVSQNSIEAASGTTVEGKLFSQTGSVTVSNTTVTPLGSENIADLEIKHVVSSGPYRVGLEVTYTITLTNNGPDRDTNVVVNFEMPSGIQYLSSTTTEGTAFDPIRREWILDRFAKNGSATMVVKATIVKTEFSTTVATVTGDGTDPNIKNNTSELSICATPSKSNDISGPTTLCINTPGNVYQVPSVSGARKYSWTLPQGWAITSGSDTNTITVTTGEAEATGTITVRPVNACGDGPETTFTVTTVSSPPPMPSSITGPKEICASQENITYSINPVEGAVSYAWELPAGWAIVSGQGTPSVTVNTGATGGKVKVTATNGCSKSASSEVQVTIAPPAPQAPTQITGPGQVCANAPGLTYQVAAVTNATSYAWTVPAGWTIVSGQGTANLAVQAGTVGGQFTVKAQNNCGTSSTISYPVSIFSEVPTVGPIVGNALLCATTPDQTYSVEDVTNASTFTWRVPSDWQIVSGQGTRRITVKAGTSGKVQLIASNACGTGAASELNVSVSTQIPAKPSIISGIQAPCVDQENVRYSVVPVSGATGYTWTAPAGWTIVSGQGTEAILVKAGTAAGNLSVTATNGCGSSPAALLQVTPATTAPAAPAAISGETIPCINGQQTYTASNPLPGYTYNWTVPTGWSILSGQGTAIVVVKVGSNAGQVQVIAGNGCGQSAATSLAVTPTTGSPSLTASIQGETAVCASATQLTYSITAPATASSLTWTVPAGWVILSGQGTSEIKVRAGTAGGTVQVKAGNGCGQSTSRTLAVEVSSATPAMPGKITGPADVCANAGEATYSVAEVTGATNYTWTVPATWTIVRGQGTSTLVVRIGDRTANVEVTASNVCGTSAASALQVNMSESAPAKVGPIAGEKALCVSTAARTFSVPEAEGAKGYTWTVPSGWTILSGQGTRTLSVQTGTTGGMLKVTAFNYCNTTADSTNITLSQPLSATPTAIKGETAPCVTSTPLSYSVDAVTGATQYTWTVPAGWEITGGQGTQNIQVKAGSGAGAITVAAANACGASALVQLSVTPQVAAVTPAEILGETMPCGGGTQQTYSIKNPVAGVTYTWALPTGWEFVSGQGTGTVIVKAGNAAGNVSVQATNSCGTSPAKVLTVAPASLVPATDPIQGVNALCASAVQTYSVVATTGATNYQWQVPAGWTILSGQGTHELQVKTGTGSGEISVSTQYSCGAGDKRILAVNVAPENLAAPGAISGTIGVCEKQNQITYSILPVTGALTYEWKVPAGWFITSGQGGTSITVAAGANAGQVSVVARNVCSTSTASTQQVSVSPNVPPVLGAITGQTAACTTTRVTYQVAEVAGVTTYTWTLPQGWVLETGQGTNVITALAGTTNGTISVVGKNGCDLTSAASKLDVGVLTNALGKPSPIQVNSSSLTPCSGEKGLVFSIAEVNGATSYEWSYPADWKLERGQGTTTLTLTAGNTAGQVSVVAKNACGQSQAQTVAMVPSTGVPVLSGEITGTPFVCANAGTVTYSLSGASATDQYLWTVPAGWTLVNGQNSSTITVIPSTSGGQITVKAQNSCGISSAKTLAVSASTGEVARPGVITGPTALCASNNELVYSVAAVTGASSYEWSLPAGWKLIRGQGTTSITVTAPEGTGTVSVKTLNGCSTSEASYLMVTVSPPLTTSLFITDESSACLGNQFSVPANPGVTFTWSILTNETGWAIASGQGTNKVTVTGPANASLTSAKISVTANNATCSVSSATQDINPKYLAPELNLPNVFSPNNDGKNDLWVVRNLLEFPENELVILNRWGSEVYRMKKYRNNWDGGGLAEGTYFYVLKVRLCDNQEVVHKGYVTLMR; encoded by the coding sequence ATGAAAATACGGTTACTGTTTTTCTTTCTTTTCTTTCTGTTAGGTTTTGGGGGGTATGCACAGGTAGGGGCATATAAGGCCTTGCACCAACTTTCTGTGGTGGGTGCCAAAGGCATTACCGCCAACGGCAACAGCAAAACCGGCCAGGGTGTGCCTACCACTTCGGCGCACCAGGCCAAGGCCTTGACAGAGGTACGCAGCCTGTATGCAGAACTGCAGCGCCTGCAGCCTATGGGCACCCTACCGGGGGCCAGCCTATCCGGCGGAAAGCTGTTACCGGGCGTGTACCGGATAAACGGCAACCTTCATTTACAGCAGTCTCTGGAGTTGCTGGGCGGCAAGCAGCCTTACGGGGCGTTTGTGTTCCAGGTGGAGGGAGACCTTACCATAGACCCGGCGGTGGCCATTGAGTTACGTCAGGGCGTACGGGCCAAGAATGTGTTCTGGCTGGTAAAAGGAAAAACCGCCCTGGGCGCTAAGAGCGCGTTCAAAGGTTCTGTCGTTTCCCAAAACTCCATTGAGGCCGCCAGCGGCACTACCGTGGAAGGCAAACTGTTCAGCCAGACCGGCAGCGTCACCGTCTCCAATACCACCGTCACCCCGCTTGGCTCAGAAAACATAGCCGACCTGGAGATAAAGCATGTGGTGAGCAGCGGCCCCTACCGAGTAGGCCTGGAAGTAACCTATACCATCACCCTCACCAATAACGGCCCCGACAGAGACACCAACGTGGTGGTCAACTTTGAGATGCCATCCGGAATCCAATACCTTAGCTCCACTACCACTGAAGGAACTGCGTTTGACCCCATAAGAAGGGAGTGGATCCTGGACAGGTTCGCCAAGAACGGTTCCGCCACCATGGTAGTAAAGGCTACCATTGTCAAAACGGAGTTCTCTACCACCGTGGCTACCGTAACCGGTGACGGCACAGACCCCAACATCAAAAACAACACCTCTGAGTTATCTATCTGCGCCACCCCCTCAAAGTCTAATGACATAAGTGGCCCCACCACCTTGTGTATTAACACTCCGGGTAACGTTTATCAGGTACCTTCGGTCTCCGGGGCCCGCAAATATTCCTGGACGCTTCCGCAAGGCTGGGCAATCACTTCAGGTTCAGACACCAATACCATTACCGTAACCACTGGTGAAGCAGAGGCCACCGGCACCATTACCGTGCGGCCCGTGAATGCCTGCGGCGATGGCCCTGAAACCACTTTTACCGTCACCACCGTTTCTTCGCCCCCACCCATGCCTTCCAGCATTACCGGGCCTAAGGAAATCTGTGCGAGCCAGGAAAACATCACCTATTCCATTAACCCCGTAGAAGGCGCCGTTTCCTATGCCTGGGAGTTACCGGCAGGTTGGGCCATTGTCTCCGGACAGGGTACGCCCTCCGTCACCGTGAATACCGGCGCCACCGGCGGAAAAGTGAAAGTAACTGCCACCAATGGTTGCAGCAAAAGCGCCAGCAGCGAAGTACAGGTAACCATAGCGCCTCCGGCCCCGCAGGCGCCTACCCAAATCACCGGCCCGGGCCAGGTCTGCGCCAATGCCCCAGGCCTTACCTACCAGGTAGCGGCGGTTACCAATGCCACTAGCTACGCCTGGACCGTACCAGCCGGCTGGACCATTGTAAGCGGCCAGGGCACTGCTAACCTGGCAGTACAAGCCGGCACCGTGGGCGGTCAGTTTACTGTGAAGGCCCAGAACAACTGCGGCACCAGTTCCACTATTTCTTACCCCGTCTCTATTTTTTCAGAGGTACCAACAGTAGGCCCTATTGTAGGTAACGCTTTACTCTGTGCCACTACTCCAGACCAGACCTATTCTGTAGAAGACGTGACCAATGCCTCTACTTTTACCTGGAGGGTGCCTTCTGACTGGCAAATCGTGTCGGGGCAGGGAACGCGCAGAATCACGGTCAAGGCCGGCACCAGCGGAAAGGTACAGTTGATTGCCTCTAACGCCTGCGGCACCGGCGCCGCTTCTGAGTTGAACGTCTCTGTCAGTACCCAGATTCCGGCCAAGCCGAGCATCATTTCCGGCATTCAGGCTCCCTGCGTAGACCAGGAAAATGTGCGCTACTCGGTAGTGCCGGTTTCAGGCGCCACCGGCTATACCTGGACGGCTCCTGCCGGGTGGACCATTGTGTCAGGCCAAGGCACGGAAGCTATTCTGGTGAAAGCCGGTACTGCGGCCGGTAACCTTTCGGTAACGGCTACCAATGGCTGCGGAAGCAGTCCTGCCGCCTTGCTTCAGGTGACTCCTGCTACCACTGCGCCTGCCGCCCCGGCTGCTATTTCAGGGGAAACCATTCCTTGTATTAACGGCCAGCAAACCTATACCGCCAGCAACCCTTTACCCGGCTATACCTACAACTGGACCGTGCCCACCGGCTGGAGCATTCTGTCTGGGCAAGGCACCGCCATTGTGGTAGTGAAAGTAGGAAGCAACGCGGGTCAGGTACAGGTCATTGCCGGTAATGGCTGCGGCCAGAGCGCTGCTACCAGCCTGGCGGTAACTCCTACTACCGGGTCTCCTTCGTTAACGGCGTCTATTCAGGGCGAAACCGCTGTCTGCGCCAGTGCCACCCAACTCACCTATAGCATTACCGCCCCCGCCACGGCTTCTTCCCTTACCTGGACCGTTCCTGCCGGTTGGGTGATCCTTAGCGGACAAGGAACCAGTGAAATTAAAGTACGGGCCGGTACCGCTGGCGGCACGGTGCAGGTAAAAGCCGGCAACGGCTGTGGTCAAAGCACCTCGCGCACGCTGGCAGTGGAAGTTTCTTCGGCCACTCCGGCCATGCCTGGCAAGATCACCGGCCCCGCCGATGTGTGTGCCAATGCAGGCGAGGCAACTTATTCCGTGGCTGAAGTTACGGGCGCCACCAATTACACCTGGACCGTTCCTGCCACCTGGACCATTGTGCGCGGGCAGGGAACCAGCACTCTGGTAGTGAGAATAGGTGACCGAACCGCTAATGTAGAGGTAACCGCCTCCAATGTCTGCGGTACCAGTGCGGCATCAGCGTTACAGGTAAACATGTCTGAATCGGCTCCGGCCAAGGTAGGTCCTATTGCAGGGGAGAAAGCCCTCTGCGTGTCTACGGCCGCCCGAACGTTCTCTGTGCCAGAAGCCGAGGGAGCCAAAGGATACACCTGGACCGTGCCTTCCGGCTGGACTATTCTCTCGGGGCAGGGTACCCGCACCCTTAGCGTGCAGACAGGTACCACGGGCGGCATGCTTAAAGTAACCGCTTTTAATTACTGCAACACTACCGCTGACTCCACAAACATCACCCTTTCCCAACCATTATCTGCCACGCCAACGGCCATCAAAGGAGAGACCGCGCCTTGCGTAACAAGTACGCCTCTTTCTTATTCTGTAGATGCGGTAACCGGGGCCACGCAATATACGTGGACAGTTCCTGCTGGCTGGGAAATCACCGGCGGTCAGGGCACCCAAAACATTCAGGTAAAAGCAGGTTCCGGCGCCGGGGCCATCACGGTGGCGGCGGCCAATGCCTGCGGAGCCAGTGCGCTGGTACAGCTAAGCGTTACGCCACAGGTAGCGGCGGTTACGCCAGCAGAGATTCTGGGCGAAACCATGCCTTGCGGCGGCGGTACGCAGCAAACCTATAGCATCAAGAACCCGGTAGCGGGAGTTACCTACACTTGGGCCTTGCCTACCGGCTGGGAATTCGTGTCGGGTCAGGGCACGGGTACGGTTATTGTGAAAGCAGGCAATGCCGCAGGCAATGTTTCGGTGCAGGCCACCAACAGCTGTGGCACCAGCCCGGCCAAAGTATTGACGGTGGCGCCTGCTTCCCTGGTTCCGGCCACTGATCCTATCCAGGGAGTAAATGCCCTTTGCGCTTCTGCCGTGCAGACGTATTCCGTAGTAGCTACCACCGGTGCCACCAACTATCAATGGCAGGTACCAGCGGGCTGGACTATCCTTTCCGGGCAGGGCACCCATGAGTTACAGGTAAAAACCGGGACTGGCTCTGGCGAGATTTCGGTTAGCACCCAGTACAGCTGTGGCGCCGGAGACAAAAGAATCTTAGCCGTGAACGTGGCCCCGGAAAACCTGGCAGCCCCAGGCGCCATTTCAGGAACCATCGGCGTATGCGAAAAACAAAACCAGATCACCTATTCCATCCTTCCGGTAACGGGGGCCTTAACCTATGAGTGGAAAGTACCTGCCGGTTGGTTCATTACCTCCGGTCAAGGCGGCACTTCCATTACGGTAGCCGCCGGAGCCAATGCCGGCCAGGTGAGTGTAGTCGCCAGAAACGTCTGCAGCACCAGTACCGCTTCCACGCAACAGGTAAGTGTATCTCCGAATGTACCGCCGGTATTGGGGGCCATTACGGGCCAGACGGCTGCCTGTACAACCACCAGGGTCACCTACCAGGTAGCAGAGGTGGCCGGGGTAACCACCTATACCTGGACCTTGCCGCAAGGCTGGGTGCTGGAAACAGGACAAGGCACCAACGTGATCACGGCCCTGGCCGGAACCACTAATGGAACAATTAGTGTGGTAGGGAAAAACGGATGTGACCTTACTTCTGCCGCCAGTAAATTAGACGTTGGGGTGCTTACCAACGCCTTAGGCAAACCTAGCCCTATACAGGTAAATAGTTCTTCTTTGACCCCATGCTCCGGAGAGAAAGGCCTGGTGTTCAGCATTGCCGAGGTGAATGGCGCTACTTCTTATGAATGGAGCTACCCGGCAGACTGGAAACTGGAAAGAGGCCAGGGCACCACCACCCTTACCTTAACTGCCGGCAACACCGCCGGGCAAGTAAGCGTGGTGGCGAAGAATGCCTGCGGGCAGAGCCAGGCCCAGACCGTGGCCATGGTTCCAAGTACCGGAGTGCCGGTTCTTAGCGGAGAGATCACAGGAACTCCTTTTGTCTGCGCGAATGCGGGCACGGTGACCTATAGCCTCAGCGGCGCCTCTGCCACAGACCAATATCTATGGACCGTACCTGCCGGCTGGACTTTAGTAAACGGGCAGAATTCCAGCACTATTACTGTTATCCCAAGCACATCCGGGGGGCAGATTACCGTGAAGGCCCAGAACAGCTGCGGCATCAGTTCAGCGAAAACCCTGGCGGTTTCTGCCAGTACCGGTGAGGTGGCTAGACCTGGCGTTATTACCGGCCCTACCGCTCTGTGTGCCTCCAACAATGAACTGGTGTACAGCGTTGCCGCGGTGACCGGAGCCTCTTCTTATGAGTGGAGCCTGCCTGCCGGCTGGAAGCTTATTCGGGGTCAGGGTACTACCAGCATTACCGTAACGGCTCCTGAAGGCACCGGCACGGTCAGCGTGAAAACCCTGAACGGGTGCAGCACCAGTGAGGCTTCTTACCTCATGGTAACGGTTTCACCGCCCTTGACTACCAGCCTCTTTATCACAGATGAGAGCTCGGCCTGTTTGGGTAACCAGTTCTCTGTACCGGCCAACCCTGGCGTTACCTTCACGTGGAGCATTCTCACCAATGAGACGGGTTGGGCCATCGCCTCGGGCCAGGGCACCAATAAAGTGACGGTAACCGGGCCTGCCAACGCCAGCCTGACTTCCGCCAAAATCTCCGTGACCGCCAATAATGCCACGTGCTCGGTAAGCTCGGCCACGCAGGATATCAACCCCAAGTACCTAGCTCCTGAGCTAAACCTGCCCAATGTCTTTTCGCCCAACAATGACGGAAAGAATGACCTTTGGGTGGTTAGAAACCTGTTGGAATTCCCGGAGAATGAACTGGTGATTCTTAACCGCTGGGGTAGTGAAGTATACCGCATGAAAAAGTACCGCAACAACTGGGATGGCGGCGGCTTAGCCGAAGGCACTTATTTTTATGTCTTGAAAGTGCGCCTCTGCGATAACCAAGAAGTTGTTCACAAAGGCTATGTAACCCTGATGCGCTAG
- a CDS encoding PorP/SprF family type IX secretion system membrane protein, which translates to MSGRYFSSIALLFFWGISLQASGQQKPQFSQYMTNSLVINPAVAGIENYMDIRSSYRKQWVGVEGSPSTFYTSVHASIGKIDRNAQGRGKISQRTSKKGVNVNKNNKFHRVKPHHGVGAMVQLDQAGLLRTSTVNLMYAFHLPLTSTLNLSSGISGGVLRNSFNTGQARVIDPSDASLSGETINMTKADVNIGTWLYTANAFLGISATQLLNSSSDFKAPVDHVLSGRLVPHYFVTGGYRFKVNDLTFVPSVLYKKSNPGTGSIDLNLKTMYNDRIWLGVSYRDKDAMVFLLGVNVSHILDFGYSYDVPTSSQFETSAGSHELMLGIKVNNKNKVYCPEWVW; encoded by the coding sequence ATGAGCGGAAGATATTTTTCTAGCATTGCCCTGCTCTTTTTCTGGGGGATTTCCCTGCAGGCCAGCGGCCAGCAGAAGCCGCAGTTCAGTCAGTACATGACCAACAGCCTGGTCATTAACCCGGCGGTGGCGGGCATAGAGAATTACATGGACATCAGGTCTTCTTACCGCAAGCAATGGGTGGGGGTGGAAGGGTCGCCCTCCACGTTTTACACCAGCGTGCACGCCTCCATTGGCAAAATAGACCGTAATGCCCAGGGCCGCGGCAAGATTAGCCAACGGACCTCCAAAAAGGGGGTCAACGTCAATAAAAACAACAAATTCCACCGGGTAAAACCCCACCACGGAGTAGGCGCCATGGTGCAGCTTGACCAGGCCGGGCTGTTGAGGACCAGTACGGTTAACCTTATGTACGCCTTTCACCTGCCGCTCACCAGCACGTTAAACCTTTCCTCTGGTATATCTGGGGGCGTTCTCAGGAACAGCTTCAACACGGGCCAGGCCCGGGTCATTGACCCCTCAGACGCCTCCCTGTCTGGGGAGACCATCAACATGACCAAGGCAGATGTCAACATTGGCACCTGGCTTTACACGGCCAATGCCTTCCTGGGCATTTCGGCAACGCAGCTCCTCAACAGCAGCAGTGATTTCAAAGCCCCGGTAGACCATGTCTTGTCAGGGAGGCTAGTGCCCCATTATTTTGTGACCGGCGGGTACCGTTTCAAGGTCAATGACCTCACCTTTGTCCCATCTGTGCTCTACAAGAAATCCAATCCGGGAACCGGTTCTATTGACCTGAACTTAAAGACCATGTACAATGACCGCATCTGGCTGGGGGTCTCATACCGTGATAAAGACGCCATGGTGTTTCTGTTGGGGGTAAACGTGAGCCATATCCTGGACTTCGGGTATTCCTATGACGTGCCCACCTCCAGCCAATTTGAGACCAGTGCCGGCTCCCATGAACTGATGCTAGGCATTAAGGTGAACAATAAAAACAAAGTGTATTGCCCGGAGTGGGTGTGGTAA